A genome region from Bemisia tabaci chromosome 3, PGI_BMITA_v3 includes the following:
- the LOC140223718 gene encoding LOW QUALITY PROTEIN: uncharacterized protein (The sequence of the model RefSeq protein was modified relative to this genomic sequence to represent the inferred CDS: inserted 1 base in 1 codon), with translation MIARKNINRQLESLRNNLSTRVSDESYNVLLTRTVRIHASYLFHPVGQRVLQDICSTISSTGANSQINGWKDLASYLGLSFHQIGCIENYRYIDSTELVLMAFAQGENASLSEVLNNLLHIQRPDAVTKAQISITKMVDAVFILHNQNSHECTQNNEITRCGEFLLRPNNYSRIKQELPITLRELSVTEMPTPVVVKSPQPIIVPSIQSVALCQRSAPKPQSNSNLLNTNIERPSRKMRTVMLTFADDGKEVALRIAQRLRENRSESFPVGVLILDEQENXVSANPELFIMRCFSQTDYVVPIITPDYLRMVNSGPSVLSQSALSSWDNRYVSFIHDLMMKYYIDNQCRNSKIRCIVPQSHGGKSVFNSNILRNDPTLRVWINEEEVDNFVSRISIKKP, from the exons ATGATTGCCAGGAAGAACATTAATCGGCAGTTAGAAAGCCTCAGGAATAATCTGAGTACTCGTGTTTCTGATGAATCATACAATGTTTTGCTCACTAGAACTGTTAGGATTCATGCCTCCTACTTGTTTCACCCAGTTGGCCAAAGGGTTCTTCAGGATATTTGCTCCACCATAAGTTCAACTGGAGCAAACTCTCAGATCAATGGATGGAAAGATCTAGCTAGTTACTTAGGACTCAGTTTTCATCAGATAGGATGCATCGAAAATTATCGTTACATCGACAGCACCGAGTTGGTTTTGATGGCCTTTGCGCAAGGTGAAAATGCCAGCTTAAGTGAAGTTTTGAACAACTTGCTCCACATTCAACGACCTGATGCTGTCACCAAAGCCCAAATTTCCATCACTAAAATGGTGGATGCAGTTTTTATATTACACAACCAAAATTCCCACGAATGTACTCAAAACAATGAAATCACCCGCTGTGGCGAATTTTTACTCAGACCCAACAATTACTCTCGGATCAAGCAAGAACTACCTATTACTTTGCGAGAGCTAAGTGTTACTGAAATGCCAACCCCGGTGGTTGTCAAGTCCCCGCAGCCAATTATTGTACCATCGATTCAGTCAGTTGCGCTGTGCCAACGTTCGGCTCCAAAACCTCAGTCTAATAGTAATTTGCTCAACACCAACATCGAACGACCCAGCAGGAAAATGAGAACTGTTATGTTAACGTTTGCTGATGATGGCAAAGAAGTTGCACTCAGGATTGCACAGCGACTACGCGAGAACCGCTCCGAGTCATTCCCAGTTGGAGTTTTAATTCTTGACGAACAAGAAA TTGTCAGTGCTAATCCTGAGCTATTCATAATGCGTTGTTTCTCACAGACGGACTATGTGGTACCTATTATCACTCCAGACTATTTGAGAATGGTGAATTCAGGACCTTCAGTATTATCTCAAAGTGCACTCAGTAGTTGGGACAACCGCTATGTAAGCTTTATTCATGATTTAATGATGAAATATTACATCGACAATCAGTGTCGTAACTCGAAAATTAGGTGCATTGTGCCTCAGTCACATGGGGGGAAATCGGTATTCAACAGtaacattttaaggaatgatcCAACTTTGAGGGTTTGGATAAATGAAGAAGAAGTTGATAATTTTGTATCCCGCATCTCTATTAAAAAACCTTGA